The Desulfurococcaceae archaeon DNA window AATCTCTGCCTTAGCTCTAAGGCGCGTTTCAATGTTATGTAAAGTTCCTGCACTAGTAGGGTCATCCTGTCCTTTAAGATTCTGTGAAGTCTTCTCGTGAGCGCTAGCCTTCTCCTAAGCCTAATAAGCTCTATCTTCGTTACTCTAGGTAACTTAATTGCCTCGGTACTCATCTCACTTAAACCTGTTTAGATCTATATCTTGGATGATACTTCCGTAAAGTATCCGGCGTTATCTGTTTGAGTTCCTCTTCTGGCAGTATTGCTAGTAGCTCCCAACCTATGTCGAGAGTCTCCTCGACTGTTCTTCTTTCATATTCATGCTGATTAATGAACCTCCTTTCAAACTGGTCCGCGAATTCGAGGTACTTCTTGTCTCTGGGTGTTAGAGACTCCATACCAACTATAGCAGATAGTTCTCTAAGGTACTGGCCTTCCGCGTACGCGGCGTAAAGCTGCGCGAACACTTCTCTATGGTCTTCTCTCGTCTTCCCCCGCCCAATACCCTCTTTCATAAGCCTTGATAACGACAAGAAGACGTCTACGGGCGGATATACCCCCTTCCTCCACATATCCCTAGATAGTACTATCTGGCCCTCCGTTATGTAGCCCGTTAAGTCTGGTATTGGGTGCGTTATGTCGTCGTCCGGCATTGTTAGTATTGGCATTATCGTCATGCTGCCCATCTTGCCCATCACTCTGCCAGCTCTCTCGTACATTGTGGCTAGGTCCGTGTACATGTAGCCTGGATACCCGCGCCTACCTGGGACCTCCTCTCTGGCAGCTGATATTTCTCTTAATCCTTCACAGTAGTTGGTCATGTCGGTTAGTATTGTCAGTACATGCATGTTGTATCTCCATGCAAGAAACTCGGCAGCTGTAAGCGCCACTCTCGGTAGGGCGAGCTTCTCTACAGTTGGTGCTGAAGCAGGCGCTATGAACGCTATTGTCCTGTCTAGAGCCCCCATAGACTTGAGCTCCGTTAAGAAGTAGTACGCTTCCTCGTACGTGACGCCAATAGCTCCGAAGACGACGACGAACTTTTCCTCCACCCCCTTAACTGCTGCCTGCCTAACAATTTGCATTGCTATCCTGTTGTGTGGAAGCCCTGAGCCACTAAAAATTGGGAGTTTCTGACCTCTTACCAGGGTCAGCAAGCCGTCTATAACCGATATGCCCGTTTCTATGAATTCCGAAGGCGGGATTCTTAGCGCGGGGTTTAAGGGCTCTCCGTGAATGTCAAGGTACTCTTCGGGTACTATAGATGGCCCGCCGTCTATGGGCTTTCCAAGGCCGTCAAATATCCTTCCAAGCATGTCAGTTGAGACTCCGAGCCTTAGGACTTCTCCGCGCAGTCTAACGACTGTTTTTCCCGGTGAAATGCCCGCGGAGGAGCCGAATATTTGAACGATGGCGATGTCCTTGCTAACGTCTATTATTTGCCCCAGCCTCGTATCCCCTTCTACTTCCAGCTCCACTATCTCGCCGTACTTAGCTCCTTTTAAGGCTTTTACGAAAACCAGCGAACCCCTAACGCTTAGGATTTCCCTAGTAGACTTTGTGATTAGGTGGAGAGAAGACATACGTCTATCACCTCAGGAGCTCTGAAAACTCCGTCTCTATGGTATCCACGACCTCTCTGAATACCCTTTCCCTGAGTTCATCGAGCGTGTAGTACTTCATTCTCGCGATCATGGTCCTGCACTTGAATTCCCTTATCCTCGCTACGGGTACACCCCTCGATACCGCTTCTTTGGCTTTGTTATAGAACAATATTATCGCCTTCATTATCAGGTGGCCTTTTTCCGGTGGCGAATACGCATCCGTGGGCACATAGGCGCTTTGCTGCAGGAAGTCTTCTTTGATCATCCTCGCGACTTCGAGCACCAGCTTATCGTCTTCGGGCAGCGCCTCTGGGCCAACTATCCTAACTATATCGCTCAACTCTGCCTCTCTCTGAAGAATCTTCATGGCGATTTCTCTGAAGACCTCCCATTCGCCGTTCGTAAGCTTGTTCCACCATTCCCTGACGTACGGCACGTAGAGGCTGTAACTTAGAAGCCAGTTTACTGCGGGGAAGTGCCTTCTAGTTGCGAGGGAGTAGTCTAGGGCGTAGAAGCTTTGCACGTACCTTACAGTGCTTCTAACAACGGGCTCGCTGAAGTCCCCTCCGGGCGGGGATATGGCGCCTATTAATGTCAAGCTCCCAACCCTCTCGGGTCTACCGATTGCGATGACCCTGCCGGCTCTTTCGTAGAATTCAGCGAGCCTGGAGGACAAGTATGCAGGGAACCCCTCCTCGCCGGGCATCTCCTCCATTCTACCGCTAATTTCCCTCATCGCCTCGGCCCACCTACTAGTGGAGTCCGCAACCATTATGACGTTGTAGCCCATGTCCCTGAAGTATTCTCCTATAGTGATCCCGAGGAAGACGCTCGTCTCTCTGGCAGCAACGGGCATGTTACTAGTGTTAGCGATAAAAACGGACCTTTCCATCATCGGCCTATTCCTCCTTGGGTCCATGAGCTTGAGGAAGCTCGTAAGAGCGTCGCTCATCTCATTACCTCTTTCACCGCAGCCCACAAATATTGCAATATCTGCATGACTCCACTTAGTGATTTCTTGTAGTGCAACGGTCTTACCAGTGCCAAAACCCCCCGGAACAGCCGCCTTACCTCCCTTAGATAGTGGGAACATGTAGTCTATGACTCTAAGACCCACTATTAGGGGTTCCCCGGGGTCTAGTTTGGACTTGAAGGGTCTAGATATCCTTATTGGCCAAACTTGGTAAAGCTTGACCTCGTACGTGGTACCCTCCTTCTCGACAATGGCCACCACGTCTTCAACGGTGTAATCACCGTCACTCGCTATCCACTTCAAGTTTCCGGAAACACCTGGAGGTATCATAACTCTGTGCACCACTACCGGCGTTTCCTCGACGTAGCCCACTATGTCGCCGCCTTCAACCTTCTCTCCGGGGCTCAGGTCTCTTTCTCTCCTGAAATACCACTTCTTGTTCCTATCCAGTGCAGGTATTTTGAGCCCTCTTCTGATAAAGATGCTTTTCGTCGCTTCTCCAATCACTTTTTCGGGTCTTTGAAGGCCATCGTATATCGATCCTATGAGGCCTGGACCGAGCTCCGCTGAGAGGAGTTTACCTGTGGCGATGACTTTTTCGCCGGGAGTAAGGCCTGTCGTGTCTTCGTAGACTTGGATATAGGTCTTGTCCCCTCTAATAGCGATGACCTCGCCGATAAGCCCTTCTTCGCCAACGTAGACAACCTCGTACATCATTGGTTTAAGGCCCTCGGCTACGACTAAAGGCCCCGCGACTCTATATATCCTTCCGAGCGCTTCCACTACTGTCACCTCGCTTGATTATTGAGCTGCCCTCAGTCAATCTCCAATTAATTAGGTCAAGCCGTATAAAAGTTTTGAGATTCCATTATTGAACCTCACAGATGTACTTCAAACCCAATAAACCTTCTAACTAGGTCCCTGTAGACCTCTATGGGATTCTTTTTTAGATCTTCCACGCTATCCGGTAAGGTAATTAATACTGGGTATAGCCTAGAATGAACGTCTTCGAGCACGTCGCTTGGAGCCCCCTCAACGAGCCGTTTTTGTATCAGTATGATGCCAACATTCTCGGACATGATTATTCTTTTAAAGACTTCAAGGACTTCAGCTTCATTGTAGACTTCAACCACATCCTCGATGCCTAGGATCCTTATCAACGGTGCAAGATCGGGCTTTACGATCGCGACGATCCTTTTCCCGGATACCCTAAACTGTGAGAGCACGATCCCCCCCTATGTACTTGTGTAGCGCTAAGTACCTAATGAAAGGAACTTCGTAGTATTTGTGTACAAGTAGATAGGTAAGTCTATCTATAAGCGAGTGGGGTGTATATAGGAGGTGCTTCAATAACTCATATACGGCCTTTAATTCGTGTACGGTCAATAACGTTGGATCCTCCTTGACGTGTTTTTCTAACTTTTCTGCGACTTCGACAGCTATTTGAATGTACTTAGACGGAGTATTCACTCTCTTGGCAAAATCTTTCAGCTCAACATCGCACATCTCCTTCAGTAACCTGGAGTTTACAACGTACCTGTAAAACCTCAGTAGGGAAAACACGTAGAACACTCTACGGCTGTTCTCCACGGGTTCCAGCCTAGCGACACTGCTAAGTATGTCTACAACCCTCTCAAGATATACTTTGATAAGGCACCTCACAGTGTCAAGCACGCTCTGCCCCCCGCTTACACCTAGACAGCTTATATATGGAGAGAATTCCTTGGGTGGCTTTTTCGCGTGTATTAGGTACTCTACTAAAGGCGCTAAACACCCCATAAAGTATTTTAACTCCAACTTGCGCCTTTCAGCTGAAAGGGCTACTGAGGCTATTTTATCTAAGTCGAATATCTCTATGAAGCGTTTCACATAGCTATTGTATGGCAACGGCATGAAGCTCTCTAGTTCGCTAAACAAGCTACGGTAGAAGTTGTACACTACGTCTTCGGCGTCACCTAGAGTCTTGGTCTGCAAAAGCACGGAGTAAGCCGGTTTAACAATGCCCCTAGATATGGCTGTTTGTATGTCAGCCGGTTCGCTGGATTTTACAATATCTGAAAGTAGGGCCAGATTAGGCGACTTGGCTATTAGTACCGAGACATGCCCATAGGCTCCTTCTCTCGTAAGTTTAAAGCTCATAAGCCGAATACCTCTCTACTAATCTCGCTGAGGGACGCCTTAATGATCTTCTTCAGTCTCGCTTCGTAGCTATTGTCTACAATCACGCTTCCATCAAGTGAAGAGGCTATTACACCCCCCGAGATGTTTAGTTCCCTAATATCGATGCGTATGCCGAGCTCCGTGGAAATAACGCCTGCAACTTTCCTAGCTGTTTCTAGGTCCGCTCCTGACACATATACCACGATTTCACTGCCCGCGCCGAGATCTTCTAGCAGTGCCCTGACGGCCTCTTTCATGAGGCTTGAGAGCGATCGTTCCCGCTGTTGCGGGTTTAATCTATCTAAGTATTCCCTCACAGAGCTCTCAAGCATTTTTAGCATATTGCTTTTAGCTTCGGCTATAAGCATCCGGGCCTTTAAACGGGCTTCTGCGATTCTAGCTTCGTAATTCACTTCCTTGACAACCTTTTCCTTTTCCTTGACTATTTCCTGCTGCTTTAACCTGTATGCTTCGTCAACGATTCTCCTTGCCTCCTCTTCGGCACTATGGATTATCTTTCTTGCTTCTTCCTCTGCCTTGCCCAAGATAGCTCTTCTCAGCTCTGACGACATCGTATATGCGCCTTGTACACGCGTTACACCAGTGCATGGAGGCAATCTGTTAGATAAATGAAACACTAAACCGCTAGTAGCATTGAAGATATTAGGAAGCCGAAGGCAAGCCCTAGTATGCCGAACAGCTCTTCGTACGCGGCCAGCACTATCGTGGATGGAAACAGTTTACCCCCTGTTTTGATTAGCTGTGCTACACCATCAGCGCAAACTTCACCTTGTTTCAACGCAGATCCGAACTCCGCTAGCCCGACGAAGATACTCAGCCCCAACAAGCCCATTGCTACGTGTAGCGGCACGTTACCATGCATTTCTACATAGGTTTTAAGCATCGAGTATACTAGGAATAGGTAGCCGAGGCCGTATACCATCGTTTGCGTAGCTGGTAAGAACGCTAGCGCGTATACCCTGGCTACCATTTTCGGATCTTCAGAGATTACCGAGAGGCCTACCGATGCTGCTTTTTGTATGCCTAGGGTTGTTCCCATTACTGCTAGGCCTTCAGCTATGGGCGGACCCAGGTAAGCTATTGCTGTACCTATGTCAAAAGCCATAATTTTTCACCCAGTATGAAGCATTTAGAGAGAAGTTTTAAGCTTTTATCATTGTGAGAACAGTATACATCACGTCCTTTTATGGCCACTTATGGTAAGCCTTGAGGGCACGTATGCCCTTAACGTTTTTAACCTCCTGTTCATACCTTCATAGAACTTCGACGATATTTCAAGTATACATAACCTTAGCGAATGCACGAATGGGCTTATAGGCGTTAACGCGAAGGCGAAGAAGTGTAATCCGATCGCAGCTAAAACCCCTAACCCGATATTCATAATTACTGCTCCTTCAATCATACAGTTGAAAATGTATGCAAGTATCGCGCTGCCTAGTGCGATGCCAGCTATTCTTATAAATGAGAATACATCTCCTAGGATCCCCACGATGTCAAACAGCCATAAAAGCACCCCTAAAGGCCCCGTAATCTTTATTCTACTTAGTACGAGCACGATTATTGCGGCAATGAGAAGCGTTTTTATTATATTGTAGTTGCTCTCAACAAAGTCTATTCTTGCGATCATCCTATTGGTGTACATTATGTGCAGTATCATAAGCGTGCCCAGCACCATTATCATGATAATTGAGAGCTCGAAGAGTGCTCCGTAAACGTCACGGAGTTTTTTGATGTTCTTCACTAATGCCAATACGTGGGATAGAAAGATCCATACCCACCCCATTACCAGGCTTAGAACAATCAACTGCGTGGCGTCCATGGTATTTATTAGTTGCTGAGGCAACGGGATATACTTACCTAAGAGTTCGCCGAAAAAGCTTTTAGACAGTATTCCCATCACTATGCCGCTGAATCCCCCTATGTAGAGCATTTTCTGCAGCTTTTTAACACCTTCCGAGTTGGGGTCTTCAACAAGTAGTGGAAGCACGTACTTCGCAGCTATTAAGAGCCCTAAGGAGTAGCCTACGTCAGCCATCATCAGCCCGTAGAAGATCACGAATGCATACGTAATGAGAGGTGTGGGATCCCAGTCGGTCTTTGCAGGCGCTCCATTCATTTCCGTTATTAGCTCAAAGGGCCTGAACAACTTGAGGTTACTGAATTCCGCTGGTGGTTCAGCCGCCTCTTCGAACACTACCTGAACAGGATACTTTTCCGCCAGGTCTTCGACTAGTTTTCTCCTAGATCCCGGTACCCACCCTATTATCATGGCGACGAAGTGGGATTTCACGGCTTCGTATAGGGTTTTCACCTTTTCGTACTCCAAGTCGAGGATTACCTTCAGCAACGCTATGTCTTCTAAGCCGTTCTTGATAATGTCCTTTTTTCTGGACACTACTTCCACTAACTTGTTTTTACAATTCGTTAAATCTTCACCGACCTTTTCCATAACCTCCTTTAAACTACGTGATCCGTATCTCCCTACGATCTCTAACCGCTCTACTCCTTTTGGTAAGAATTCTATAACCCTGTTGTAGTCTCGCTTAGTGAGGACTAAGCTTGCTAGCGCCTTCTCGCCCTTCGAAACTAGCGCTATCGTGTACAGAGCCTTCTCTTGTAACTGCGTTATTTGCTCGGGAGAGCCCTGAAAGGTCTCTACGACTATTTCGCTACCGCTATATCTCAGGAACGAGGTATCTGCTTCCGGCTGCTTACCTAAAACCTCAGCTATCAGCGACCTGAACAGCTCTAACTGCTCGATCTCGCCCTTCAATAAAATGGCTAGCTCGTTTAACCCCTTCACTTCTTTAGCCAGCGTGTTAAGCTTCTCTACGAGCTTTCTAACGAGTTCTTTAAATTCACTTGGTTGGGGGACGTACTTGATTCCAACGGTGACTTCTTCTTCTAACTGTAGTGTAAGTTCTTCGTAGAGCTTTCTCCCGTTCTCTAAGAGGCTGTAGTATTCGGCGATCTCCTCGATTTCCTTCCTGTACGCTTCTGGCCTCTCGGGCGTTATGACCTCAAGAACATCAAGTTCAAGTAGCTTCGTTGAAACAGCGTCTAAGTAGTTGTGGGGAGCAATAATGTACGTCTTTACCGCGAAGTCCGGCTCTGATAGAAACAGCTTCTTGGCTTCAACCATAAAGTTCCCTTCACTCTACTTCTACACCTGCAACTGTAGAAGCGATCTTTTTAGCTAGGACGTTAATTTTCCTAGAGCTACTAAGCCTTATTAAAGCGGCCTCTGTCTCAGCCTCGCTGATGATTTTCTCAACTTCTTTCTTCAACCTTTCTTCGAGCTCTATTCTGTAGCTTTCAAGGTCCTTCAGGTAGCTCTTGTCTTCTAAAATCTCCCTAGCTCTAGCTTTTGCATCCTCGATTATTTTTTGAGCTTTTTTCTTCGCTTCTTCAATGATCTTCAGAGCTTCAGCTTCTATGCTTTCAATAACACTACTCATAGCGTTACCCTATTACCTGCTACCTGTCATAGTACCTAGTAGCAGGTTAGCGTTAAAAACTTTATCCCGTACACGGGTCGATTACAGTTACTTAGGCCTTCTCAGTTTAAAGCGTATTATAATGAATTATTGCAGAGGGCGCCATGGAGCTTACCGTAATATCGGATGATAAGATAGGCAGGAAAGGGCTCGTCGCGAAGCACTCGCTTTCAATCCTCGTTGTGAGAAACCTAGAATCCTATTTATTTGGAATGGGTATCGATCCCGGCGTGTTGGAGCACAATTCCAAGGAACTGGGCATTGGTCTAGACACTGTAGACTACGTGGTAGTATCGCACGAGCACACACCTCACTACGGAGGCTACCGCTACATTTCCGCGGAAGCTCCATTTACAGATGTGTTCATACCCTACGGAGCCTCAGAGTCCCTCGGTAGGCTTTTCGCGCGGAATGGTCTCAAACCCAGAGAGGTAAGAGCGTGGACCCAGCTAAGCGAAGGAGTTTACCTGTCTAAGCCCTTTTATGGACCGCCATATGAACACTTCATGGTGTTTGAACATGGGAAAGGATTAGTGGTTCTTTCCGGGTGCATGCATCCGGGGGTGACAGCGTTGTCCAGCATATCCGAGTTCCTCCGCAAAGGGATATACGCTATCGTTGGTGGATTTCACTTAGCAAACGCGCCCAGCACCATAGTGGAGTCTTACACTAAGTACTTAATAGACGTGGTTAAGCCGAGACTAGTTATTCCACTACACTGTAGCGGCAACGAGTTCGTCAATAAGCTCAGGGAAACGGGATTAGTGGAGGTCGCAGAACTCTCTACGGGTGATGAATTCAGAATGTAGTGATGCCCCTCGTCGTTGAGGAAAACTAGACTTGTTCGTTGTACATCATCAGAGCCCACTAGTGCGAATAAGCTCTTACTGCAACGAGCGTAGAGGACCTCATAGCATCGTTCGGCTCGAGGAATGTTTACAAAGGACTGAGCGAGTAGCTATCGGTTGGTGGAGTATCTACGGAGTCTAGGTCCGCTACAATGGCTATTTGAAATATAGTTGAAAACCTGTACCTTAACTCATACAGCTGAGGTTTATAGAGAAAGAGCTTCTTGGGCTTGCCTTCTGGGAGATGTTCTAATCCTAAAATGCGCCTAATGACCGTGGCTTCGAGCTCGTTTTCTACGAAACCCGTTAGGGTGTCCATGTCCGCTCTAACATGTATGATGATGGGGAGGAAGATCTGCTGAGCCTCCTCATCCCTCACGTGCTCTCTAAGCTTTTTAAGTTCACTGCGTCTAAACACGTGAACGGACCCGTCCCTGCAGACAACATGAGGCACTATTTCACTTAGAAGTTGTGCGAGACTTTTCCTAGTTACCGGTAGGTGTTTGTTTGCGATCCTTAATTCCGCTTGGAACATTTTTTCAACGACATCAATCAAAATGCCCCCTATATAGACACTGGTAATACAGCTTTAAATTCGGTACTTAATTTTCACTACCATGTACTGCGCTTTGCGAGCGTAGAGAGGCCTAGGTATAAAGATTAGTAGACCCGTCGACAAGAAGGATTTCTAGGTGGTAGTTAAGAGGTTGCCATAAATTGAGTAGTGCAGTAGTGCTGTTCACTGGTGGAAAGGATTCCGTTTATGCCTTGCACCGCGCAGTTAAGGAAGGCTTAGAGGTAAGGGCACTTGCTACGGTTACACCTCACTATAAGTACTCGATGCTATACCATCAACCGAACTACTTAAGTCTACTAGCGCAGGCACAGGCGCTTTCAACACCCCTTGAAACCATCGGGCTCTATAACCCGGAGTACGAGGTTGAGGCCTTAAAGCACCTACTTGGCAGAGTTAAGAAGAAGTATGGCGTTGGTACCATAGTAACGGGGAGCGTTAAAAGCCGGTTCCAGCTCAGGGTGTTCAACGAGGTTGCCAACCGGCTTGGTTTAAAGATCTACGCGCCTTGTTGGGGTATTAGTGAACTAGAGTACATGAAAGAGCTCCTCGGCAGTGGCATCGAGTTCATGGTTATCTCCATAACGTCCATGGGTATACCGCATTACTTGCTAGGTAAGGTATTTGACATTAACGATCTGGAAAAGCTAATGAAGCTCGCCGAGAAATACGGGTTCAATATCTCTTTTGAAGGTGGTGAAGCAGAAACCCTCGCTGTAAACGCCCCTTTATTTAAGTACAGGCTCGTCATCTATGGGAAAAGAGTCGTCGTATCCGAGTTCGAAGGTTACTTCCAAGTGGAAAAAGTTGTTCTTGCCAAAAAGTAGCATATTAGTGCTTTCCTCGCTCTTACATTTATGCTGAAGACTGCTTCATGTAGTATACTTTGAGCGTCTCAGCTAAATGCTCTGGCTTTGTATACCACTTATCGTACTTGTACACTTGGTTCTCGATTCTGACTACTACGTGGTCTTTTTCATCCCTTATCCTTACTTCTGGGAACCCTTCTCTCGCAATGCTCAGCTCTAATGGCGAGATATCGTGGAACCTTACACCAGGTACTTTGCCTACGAGCTGTACTTTGAGTTGCTTTAAGTACTCGCTCATGGTACCATCCATTAAGCGTGTTTTAATAAGTCTTGCTACCCCTTAAATTCCTTTAAGAGCGCTCAAGAACACCATTGCGGTTTACGCGAATCTGTAGCGCGTACTAAGTCGCAGGCTATTACGCCAGGCCCCTCTAGTACGTTATTCCCAGAAGAGCTAGCCTATCTGCTTTTCCACCACTACATGTTGTATAATTCGAAGTGCTTGACAGCGTTATAGGGGATTCCACTATCTCCCCTAGTACGTCTTTACCGAAGGCTTTTTCCAACTCATCTGCATCCTTTTTACTCCCATCCCATGGGGCTATTATGAGCCCCTTAAATTCCCTGAGCGGCTGGTTACAGTTCTCTGCTATATATGTAAACCTCTTCAAGTGCTCTAGTGCCCTTTGCCTTAGGCTATCGTTTATTTCTCTCCATACTAGGTGTAAGGTGTTTAATAGTTCCTCGACCTTAACGGTGATCTTCGGACCTCCATCCCTTCTAGCTACTGTAACGGTGTTGGTCTCC harbors:
- a CDS encoding V-type ATP synthase subunit B, with protein sequence MSSLHLITKSTREILSVRGSLVFVKALKGAKYGEIVELEVEGDTRLGQIIDVSKDIAIVQIFGSSAGISPGKTVVRLRGEVLRLGVSTDMLGRIFDGLGKPIDGGPSIVPEEYLDIHGEPLNPALRIPPSEFIETGISVIDGLLTLVRGQKLPIFSGSGLPHNRIAMQIVRQAAVKGVEEKFVVVFGAIGVTYEEAYYFLTELKSMGALDRTIAFIAPASAPTVEKLALPRVALTAAEFLAWRYNMHVLTILTDMTNYCEGLREISAAREEVPGRRGYPGYMYTDLATMYERAGRVMGKMGSMTIMPILTMPDDDITHPIPDLTGYITEGQIVLSRDMWRKGVYPPVDVFLSLSRLMKEGIGRGKTREDHREVFAQLYAAYAEGQYLRELSAIVGMESLTPRDKKYLEFADQFERRFINQHEYERRTVEETLDIGWELLAILPEEELKQITPDTLRKYHPRYRSKQV
- a CDS encoding V-type ATP synthase subunit A; this translates as MEALGRIYRVAGPLVVAEGLKPMMYEVVYVGEEGLIGEVIAIRGDKTYIQVYEDTTGLTPGEKVIATGKLLSAELGPGLIGSIYDGLQRPEKVIGEATKSIFIRRGLKIPALDRNKKWYFRRERDLSPGEKVEGGDIVGYVEETPVVVHRVMIPPGVSGNLKWIASDGDYTVEDVVAIVEKEGTTYEVKLYQVWPIRISRPFKSKLDPGEPLIVGLRVIDYMFPLSKGGKAAVPGGFGTGKTVALQEITKWSHADIAIFVGCGERGNEMSDALTSFLKLMDPRRNRPMMERSVFIANTSNMPVAARETSVFLGITIGEYFRDMGYNVIMVADSTSRWAEAMREISGRMEEMPGEEGFPAYLSSRLAEFYERAGRVIAIGRPERVGSLTLIGAISPPGGDFSEPVVRSTVRYVQSFYALDYSLATRRHFPAVNWLLSYSLYVPYVREWWNKLTNGEWEVFREIAMKILQREAELSDIVRIVGPEALPEDDKLVLEVARMIKEDFLQQSAYVPTDAYSPPEKGHLIMKAIILFYNKAKEAVSRGVPVARIREFKCRTMIARMKYYTLDELRERVFREVVDTIETEFSELLR
- a CDS encoding V-type ATP synthase subunit F; this translates as MLSQFRVSGKRIVAIVKPDLAPLIRILGIEDVVEVYNEAEVLEVFKRIIMSENVGIILIQKRLVEGAPSDVLEDVHSRLYPVLITLPDSVEDLKKNPIEVYRDLVRRFIGFEVHL
- a CDS encoding V-type ATP synthase subunit E; this encodes MSSELRRAILGKAEEEARKIIHSAEEEARRIVDEAYRLKQQEIVKEKEKVVKEVNYEARIAEARLKARMLIAEAKSNMLKMLESSVREYLDRLNPQQRERSLSSLMKEAVRALLEDLGAGSEIVVYVSGADLETARKVAGVISTELGIRIDIRELNISGGVIASSLDGSVIVDNSYEARLKKIIKASLSEISREVFGL
- a CDS encoding ATPase encodes the protein MAFDIGTAIAYLGPPIAEGLAVMGTTLGIQKAASVGLSVISEDPKMVARVYALAFLPATQTMVYGLGYLFLVYSMLKTYVEMHGNVPLHVAMGLLGLSIFVGLAEFGSALKQGEVCADGVAQLIKTGGKLFPSTIVLAAYEELFGILGLAFGFLISSMLLAV
- a CDS encoding MBL fold metallo-hydrolase translates to MELTVISDDKIGRKGLVAKHSLSILVVRNLESYLFGMGIDPGVLEHNSKELGIGLDTVDYVVVSHEHTPHYGGYRYISAEAPFTDVFIPYGASESLGRLFARNGLKPREVRAWTQLSEGVYLSKPFYGPPYEHFMVFEHGKGLVVLSGCMHPGVTALSSISEFLRKGIYAIVGGFHLANAPSTIVESYTKYLIDVVKPRLVIPLHCSGNEFVNKLRETGLVEVAELSTGDEFRM
- a CDS encoding DUF61 family protein gives rise to the protein MIDVVEKMFQAELRIANKHLPVTRKSLAQLLSEIVPHVVCRDGSVHVFRRSELKKLREHVRDEEAQQIFLPIIIHVRADMDTLTGFVENELEATVIRRILGLEHLPEGKPKKLFLYKPQLYELRYRFSTIFQIAIVADLDSVDTPPTDSYSLSPL
- a CDS encoding diphthine--ammonia ligase, with translation MSSAVVLFTGGKDSVYALHRAVKEGLEVRALATVTPHYKYSMLYHQPNYLSLLAQAQALSTPLETIGLYNPEYEVEALKHLLGRVKKKYGVGTIVTGSVKSRFQLRVFNEVANRLGLKIYAPCWGISELEYMKELLGSGIEFMVISITSMGIPHYLLGKVFDINDLEKLMKLAEKYGFNISFEGGEAETLAVNAPLFKYRLVIYGKRVVVSEFEGYFQVEKVVLAKK